The sequence below is a genomic window from Anopheles cruzii chromosome 3, idAnoCruzAS_RS32_06, whole genome shotgun sequence.
ATGAAACTCCATTCTAGTTTCCATCGTCCATTGTTGGGTGTGACATACTTTCCCCAACGGGGAACTGTTTGAATGCTTGGTGCAAACGATACGCTGCATGATACGGACAATTGATCAACAGCATAATGCATTGGCTccctgtgtgtggtggtccCGTGGGTGATGGAGTTGGATTGGATGGAAAACCGCCAGATAAAACATATCTTGGGGCACGCTTAAGAGTTCTCCCGGTACACGGGTACGCTACAGAGTTGGCCAGAGAGGTATGCTTGTAATATGGTAaatgaaaaactttaaattcaTCAAGGTAACGCTACCGGATCAACTTAATACAAAACgaaagcaacacacaaacaaacaaattaagttATACGTTCTAGACAAAGAGTAATGGTAAACGGTCTGTATGGTTGGTTCAAAGCTTAACATCTTCAGTGCAATAATGTTCTATGTATGTTAGGTAAAGGATTAAAATAAAAGTCAAAACCGAAGCCCAACGCACGGTGGTGTACGTTGAAGAGAAGTAACTGACACTTTTTTACAGCTCAAataaaagtggaaaagaaatgtGGTTTAAGAAAATGGTGCGCGTGGTTTGCGCGTCAACACCGACCTGGCCTTTATCGAGACAACCTTTCCACCGACCGGCATATTTTCTTTGACGTAGATCGGCCCATAGACGCCGGTATTGTCCCAGACCGGCGGATTATTGGCCCGATCGACGACATCGATCTGCACCTCGACCGTACGCGACAGCGGCGGGTATCCCTTGTCTTGGGCCATCGCCTCGAGCTTGTACGTTTCGCGCTAACGGTTGCGCAACGGGCCGCAACGGTATTATAGCAAAATGAATCACACAAACGACATTTAAATGGTGGAGTGTATCAACGAAATTGTGAAATCAAAAtgttaaacaaacacacatttcgGGCGCGACGAATTTTtaatgcaaaaacaaaaatccgaTACCGATACCGGGTAGGCAGAAACGCAAAACAGCAACGGACGGGCGGGAGAGACGGATCGAGGATGAAAccattaaaacacaaaacaaaacaaccgaaaaccgaaaaaatgtACATCGATCGCAAAACGTTCACAAAAAGCATTGTGCATGTCACGGGCGTgacaaaaaaaccgaccgacattAGTAAAACATGTGAAACCgattattgaaacaaaaagaaacaacacgATGTAAAGTTGCACAGCAGAGAGAACAAAAATCGCCACATTTGTAGAGGACAAAgggcaaaaccaaaacattcacatcgaaaaacgaaacaaaaccaatgaGACAATGAGTAACGCAGACGAGATGGCCAAAAAACGAAATACCAAAAGTTAcaaaaacgcacaaaaaatgatttcCCGACCAAAGTTGCATTAAACACGATGAACGGTCGTGTATAATCCCGCGGGGGAATGTCGTAGCCAGCCGTTGCGCGAAAAAAATCACGATGCATTGGGTTttggaaaaagagaaaaagagagaaagagaaagagagagaaaaagagagagagcaaaaaacaaattcgGTGATCAAAAATCGGTTCACACTCCGTCGCGCGGCCGCCGTTCGTCCGCATCCTTGCTGTTATCGCTTATCGATgactctgtttgttttttgtcttcaCTTCGACTGATGTCTTGACTGGCTGAGGTGTAAAACTGAGATACCAAAATTGAGTTGCCGGAAAAAAACGATTGCAAACGGCGCACCCAAAACGgtcttgatgggaaaaattaCGACGATAAACACTATCAAAAAGTCTTGGCTCCGATCTTGGCAAAATTGTGTAGCTGTCGGCGTTCAAAAGGTAAATAAAAACCACTCGCAGCAAACTTTttcacgagagagagagagagaaaggctcAGCAGACGGATTTCAAAAAACGAATAACGCATAAATATTCTTTTGGTTGAAAAAATATAACAACATTGTTCAAaagaaatgaacaaacaaaactttcgaCGCGCTCTTCGCATGTTGGTCCACTAaacgcagaaaaaaacgatcgaATGAATTCGATGAAATGCGCTGGCCAGCTGGTTGTCGATGGTGCGGATTGCAGGACGAGTGACCACCCATAGACTTACGCTGGCACCTCGAAGAGTATCCGACTTTCGTGGCATTGGTGACGCACCGTTTACAGAATATCATGTAGTTATGTATATTATATAGTTTCTAGTGTCAGAAATGTTGCGTAGTGAGAGGCATAAAGAAATGAGCAAGTTAAAGATAGGTCCACTGCGGCCCAGTTCGTAGAATATGTTTCCATCAAAAATACGGGTTGAAAACATGTTCCACGAGCCGAGTCCGCGTTCGATCCGGTTTACCAAGTTTCAAGCTACATTCAGTTCAATCCCGCTGCTGTGACACTGCCCACTGGAGGGGATTTGCTGACCAAGAAAGTTCGAATTCCCCTCCAATGAACATCATCCGCAGCACATGCGCGCAAACCTTCGCCCGAGGAATCCGAGGCAGCCACCCACAcagccggtggccgttttcgCCAAGGATCCTTCCGGTGACTGGTGTGCGCGCAGGCTAACAGGATTCGGAGGCATGTTATGTACTAAACGAGCTAGTAGATGCGTTACGGTTACGTTAGAAGGTGAGATACCGCGCGTGACGGCGTTAGTTAGTGAGGCATATCAACAAACAACGGGATGGTGCGCTGTGCAGCTTACGGAGCTAATTATCGTAGAGTGAGGATAGGTTTCGGCTATCCTGGCACCACCACTGGAACTGACTTTCAATACCAACCTTGCTTTGATCGCCGTGACCACCGTACCGACAGTGACATTTTCCCTAATGTGAATGGGGCCATAGATATTGCGATCCCAGATCGGTGGCTTATTGTTCCGATCGACCACATCGAGCTCTACGTCCACATCGGCGGTGGACGGCGGATCGCCCCGATCCGAGGCGTACACCTTCAGCCGGTACCGTTCTCGCTGTCACGGGAGAAACCGAtcgtttgattgttttccccGGCGTGTTTCAGGTTATGGGGTTTGGCCAAGAAATGGGTATTTCGGTTTTAAGATCGTTTCAGTTAGCGACACAGCCACAATCAGTCAGTTTTTTGTACAGTGTTGAATTGGTTTTGGTTCGGAAAACGTAAAAGGTTTTTGGTTGGTTATTGTGTCGTGTCGAAACCGACAAATGGGCCGACGCCAGCATACAACCGAAAAGCCCCAAAACGGAAAGTATatatgaaaataaaaagaaaagaacgaaagaaaaaagaaagatacATAATTAGTACACATCTAATGAACGCTGCAACAACTGAGgaagaaagtaaaagtaagtTAGCATAACAAGGTAAACATAAAAAGGTGAACAATTATTCACAGGAACTTCTGAGCAAAGCGATACCAATAATGTGACGAAAGTTAGACTATGATGGTGAAAAGAAGGACGATGAGTAGGAGGATGTGTTGGTGGCCGCATCGTGAAAGAGCTGAAATGTCGAAATGGTGTCTTGGCTGAACGACAGTTACGCCAGCGTTATGTGCGTTATTGGACCTGTTGCTTTATCTATTCGTTCACGCTACACACGGAACAATAGCCGGGAATTTCGAATGAAACCAAGTGAtacaccaaacacaaaattaaaacaataattaGGAGCAATAAGTTCTACTACCAGCAGGTTTTAAACACGGATTGACGTAGGGCGGTAGCCAATTAAACTATTGAACATGGctttgatgaaaaaaaaacaacttcgACACAGGTTCGACTAGTCGTCTGGCTACCACAGACTATCATCGTGTAATGATGGAGTAAGTGTGCTTTTGCGGATGGTGGAGTGTGTTGTAAATGATGCAACGTACTTTGTACCAGTGAAGTTAAAGAGACGCAGATCACGTACATCGACCAACTGATTTTGTCTCTGCCAAATGGATTAGGAACAAACATAGCGATACACACAGATTTTGCTAGCATCATCTTCGACTGCCGCTAACGCTAAACGCTACTTACGGAGTAGCAGCCCTTTGGCGTTAATTGTGGCCATCGTGGCGTGAGCGAATGTGCGCACGGTAGGAACAACACCACAGTCGTGGTAAGAAAATCGATTCGCGACAACGGAGGAACAGATACGCAGAAGTGAACggaaacgagaaagaaaacaagaaatacTCAATTAAAACTCATCGAACCAAACGCTAGTTAACAGTGCAGTAGTAACGGAAGGGCAAAACTTGAACAAACGGAAGATGAGAGTATCGAATTTGAAACGTTGTTCCGAGAAACGATAAGTTCAAAACCTAAACACGTTTTGCTTTACTCTACGCTCTTGCCTTAACGAAAGGTTGAATAAGTATATCTAAAGCAGTTGCGGAAAGATGGACCAATGTACGCAAGGGTTGCTCCAGCTTTCCTATACATCATTGtgtgaagttttcagttttcttgCTTTACAGTATTTGGAAGCAGATACagaagacaacaaaaaaacggatgcTTGGCATGCATGGACGTTGCAAGTTGAATGGGGCGGACAACTTAACCAAACGAAGCAATTGTTAGGAAAATCAACACATACGGTGAGAACGTTATGATTAacgaagaaagtaaaaaacaacaacaacgacaacaaaaaCGCCGCCATCGGGAACGGAAAATAGTTCTGTAACCAAACTTAATGATATTCAAAAATGGCAACTATACCCAACAGAACCTTCACGGGAAGGGCTGGCTGTACGTTGTCTGTTTTACTGCTGATAAGGAAAGGACTAACACAAAAGTTATACAAAAAACCTCTATAAATAATGTGTCTTTTCTTTCACGAGTAGGTGGGCAACTTAAagccaaaaccaaaacatacACGCAGAAAAATCCGATTTACTCATACAAAAAACTGGAACTGAGTAGATGGGCAGTCAAAAATGTGGTACGTGAttggaaacaaaaacgctGTCGCCCAACGAGTTGTTCAGTTTGCTTGGCTTCTTACGCTCTCTTGTTCCCCATTCTATCATTTCGCGAAAATGTCACtttcttccggtttttttgtgtggttgtggttcATTTAGTTTTGAGTTCTAGCATCGTATCAGCTACCGTTAATATTGTTGGGtattaaaatcaaaatttCAAAATCAGCCCACATAAATGGCACACGTTGGGTGGATTACGATCAAAACATGTTTGCTACGATCATTCGCGAATCAGGAGGGACGGAAGCTAATGCCCGCTCACTATTGTGGATGAGTTACAGCATCGCCTGTTCTGTTGTTGTGCGGTGTCAGTATATATTCGCGATGCTGAATTGCCTTGAGATTGGGGTTGAAAAAATAGAACATTTAACCGTACCTCACgctcgaagaaaaatgatgcTGCCCATACCAATGAATCAAAAattagtttgttttggttggcAGCTTCTTGCTCAAAATTCTCTCAACCAACGCCATGAAGCTCGGAACGGATGTTTCGATACAATCTTTTAGCAAAATCTTCATTCTTTTCGCATCATAAGCTTCATTTGGCGAAGGCGGTAGAGCAATCGAGCtagtcaaaacaaaaatgctgATGTACTACGAATCGCTTCCGGTGTTACAACAGAAGAACAGGAGAAAAAGTAATTTAGttgacgaaacgaaagaaaaatgcagAATGTTGTGCCGAAGAGTTCGCTCGTCGATTTGGTCGAGCATTTCCATACACACTAAAAATAGCATATAATACGTACGAGAGATAGATATCGTTATCGAATAGTCATTTAGTTGGTGCGCTAAAACAAACAGATAGAAGAGTAGTAAATGAAAGCAAACGATTATTCGGTGCAGTGGAAACTCATATTGGTGCGGAGCAGGACCAAGGGTTCCTGCCGTTCTTAATGTGTACGTTGTGCAGTGGTGACGGAAGACGAACAGTGCATACACACATTACGGCACGCAGGTCAACAATGgaagctagaaatcataaatcatcaatcaattctTGCGTTGAAGAGAACGAGGCATCTGCAATCACGGCTGGGCGCGGAAGGCAGCGAATCGCTCTGTTGCCTCCCGGCGCCACAAGAAGAAGATGTCTGACTCTCTGACTCACGGCAACTGAAAATGAAATTGGTGCTGTAATTGGTAGAGGTAAAAAAGCCGCTAAGACTGCTCCGTGGTGTTTTAAGTTATAGTTGTAAGCAAAATCCTCGATTTCCtgcgaaacattttcaaacgatGGTTTCGAATCGGCTGCGTACTGGAAGGCTGCAGTAATGGCTGCGTATTCAGCCGCCGTTAGTTAGGGCACCCGCCGCTTGGGGCGCTAGTGTAAGAGGAACGgaacatttttaaacaaaaacggcttaaaaTCACTTAAAAATACGGTGCGTTTTTATGGTAAACAAATTCATTcaaaatcaaattcaaattgaacGGAAACAGAAGAACGCACGTGTTTAACACGCGAAACGGAAATCATAATTCCTTGTTAaacttcttctttctctctctctctttcttatTGTACCTTTACTTATTAATCAACTGCTTCGCGGTTGATTATTAATCAATTGCTGCTGTGTGTTCGAGTATTTCGTACTTTGTCTGCGGCAGCCACACTTTACGTTAGAGAAAAGACCTTCACTGTGGTAATTTTGTGACTCTTCTAGTCACATCGGACTAATACAGCAGGGCCCATTTGCTACAACTGCTGGATGCAATCTCTTTCCGGATCACAATACTCGGTAAGAATCAATAGTACCATGAACAACGAGTCGAAGACATTCAAGAAGGTGATTTTAGTTTTGGGGGACAGAGTTGGGGGAAGGATAATCGAGTCGATCGGTATGAGCGATAGAACTGAATCATGGAATACTTACGTCCAGTGGCTTCTTGAGCACGATCCAACCGGACTCTGGCTGAATCTCGAAGTACTCGAGATCGTTCGGGCTGTGAGGTGCACTGAGCGTGTACACGATCGCCCCGTTGTTGTCGGCATCTTCATCCGAGGCAGACACGCGCAGGATATTCGTACCGATGCTGGCATCTTGCTTCACGTTTTCAACGTATTTCTGTGCGAAAAGTTAGTTCACCAAGTTATTAATTGTTCCAATCGAGGCCCCGCTAGCGTGGTCAGAGCTGCGCCCTTACCTGTCGGTCGAACAGCGGCGGATTGTCGTTCACATCCGTAATTTCCACGGTGAACGAGCATACGCCCTCCAGACTGGGTTCGCCCTGATCGGTAGctttcaccgtcaccgacaCGAACTTTCCGTCGTCCCCTTCGCGATCGAACACCTTGTTCGTCGACACTTCGCCCGTCTCTTCGTCGACCGTAAACTTTGTGCCCTTCTGGTTCGGTTGTTGAACGATCGAGTACTTAACCTAAAACAAGGCAAAATGGTGGTTTAATAGGGTGGTTCTACTTCTTTGAATGCGCGCCCTTGCCACTTACCTGCCCATTGACTCCTTTATCTTCGTCGGTAGCCTGCACCTTGATGACCGGACTGCCGTTGGGGGCACCTTCCTCCACCTTCGGGTAGTACGTGCCGCAGTCCTTGAACACCGGCTTGTTGTCGTTCACATCGGTGATGAACACAACGACAACAGCTGTGGAGGTATGGATCGTAGCGTCCCCATTGACGCAGCACGACCCATCGTCCATAGCTGTTACATTCAATTCATACTTGTCCCGATCGAGCGAAATTGCCTTGCTGTGCAGCCGAATCACACCCGTGATCTCTTCAATCACAAACTGGCCACTACTGGTGCCGCCGCCCACGAACCCGAACCGCACATTGTCGCCATCCTTGTCCGAAgcgaccaccgtcgtcacGAGCGTGTTCGGACCGGCGTTCTCGTCCACGTTCGGCGTGTACACCTGCTGGCTGAACTTGGGTTCCTCGTCGTTCTTGTTCTTCGTGTAGATGCGCACCGTCGCCGTGCCGGTCTTGGCCGGTTCGCCCTTATCCTTGGCCGTGACCACAAACTCGTAGTACGCGTTGTTGTTATCCGCGTCCAACTGCTTGTTGTTCACGATAATCCCGTTCGAATCGACGGCAAAGTGATCGTCCGACACGAGGTACTCGATTTCTGCGTTCGCGCCCGAATCAGCGTCCATCGCCTTCACCTTCAGGATGCTCGTTCCCAGCGCTATGTCTTCGTCCACGTTGTGCGCCTGGTAATCGGGCAGCTCGAACTTGGGCGCGTTATCGTTCACGTCCGTCACACGAATGGTAAGCTGGAATGGAAGAGGTCATGGCGTTAAAAGTTTTaccgccgttccgttgcgcGCCACCCGGCAACTCACCTCAACCGATGTCGAGAAACCACCCGAGTCTTCCGTAGCGGTAACGACCAACGAGTAGACGTGCGGTTGGCGCAGATCCTCAAAGTCTAGCTCCTTCGCCAGCTTCACGATGCCGGAGGTGGGTCCAATGTTGAAAGTGCCGGCACCCTGGCCCTGCGCCTTCAGTGTGTAGCGTATCTCCCGGTCGGCGAACGACTTGGCTTTCACGGAAATTATGCTGTGGAAAGGGACCACAAGGGCTTCGTCAGTGATCATCGTCCCCGGCACACCGCGCACACGACGCACGACTTACTCTGAGTCCTTTTTCTGGTTCTCCGGAATTTCCGCTTCGTAGCTGGGCATGTAGAACTGCGGCGCCCGTTTGCCGCCGACAATCGACAGCCGCTCCTCGGGCGTGCTCTGGAACCGCCGATCGTCCACCTTGCCGTTCTGATCTTCCGCCTTCACGTACAGCACGTACTCCATGTCCAGCTGGAAAAGGTCGGTGCCGCGCGTCCGCACCACGCCGGAGCGCTCGTCCACCTCGAACCGCCCGCCAGTCCGATCACGTACGATGAAGTAATGAATATTGTGATCAGTATCGGGATCGCGGGCCTGCAGCGTGAACACGGGCGTGTTGGGCGGTGCGTTCAGCTGCACCACGGCCTGCATCGGCAGCGGACGGTTAATGAAGTACGGCGGCTCGTCGTTCACATCCTTCACGTGAATGATGACACGCTGATTGTCGGTATCTGCAGTGGCGACAAAGTAACGCAATTAGTAAGTCTTCCGAACGAAGCACGTGACGCATACGAAACGCGGTCACTgcgcccgccgtcgtcgataCCTACACTTCAGACCGGCTACGGTTGGTGACGTTGCCAGGGTTCCGCCGCAAAAGTGATTTTTCAGCCCCGGCCACGAACGCATGCggaaggaaaatttaattcaacaaGAAAAGATTAGTCTCGTCGGGGGTACATGTTTGTTCCATCAGTCGTTCTTCTCTATGACCGGTCCACCGATGCAACATAACGCTAGAGGAAGGTGTCAGGAAGTGCTCATTTGCTGGAATGTGTTATCGTTTTCACCGCCACGGCGCCGGGccgaaaggaagcgaaaacacacacacaatttgtTCGGCCCATAAATTGCCCCGTAGCACGAGGCGTCCACGGGGAATGGAGATGAAAGTGTTACCAGAATGGTTCATATAACAAGCTCGTTAGCGTGAAGAAAGTGAGATAGGAACCCTGTGCGCCATTACGGAGCCGAATGGCAGCCACAAGCATAAATTCGTCGAGCGGCTAGTAGCGGCTTCGCCaagaatgttgaaaatttcCTACCGGCCAAGGTGAACACGGTGTTGGCTCTAAAATTCATACCGCTCCAGGGATGATTCGCCCACGGTACAAGCATTACCTCTTGAAGTTTACgagagaataaaaaaacgcTCTCGTTACGACACCCAACGAGGGCTGAAGGGCTGTTGAGAAATACGATTCAGTGGACGTCCTTGCAACACCTTCCATTCAAGCGCAAAAGGCGTTCCCCAGAGCTAAGTTTTCCTCGGCCAAGTTGAAGAGCTGATTGAAATCTTTGAATCAATGGCAGTGGGACAAAAGATAAGTCGGGAGATTTGCATTCCCAGACGACAGAAGTCTTGTGCAAACTTTGCTTCCAGCATTGATTTAATTGCACTCAGGCGATGTTTCCTGTGCAATGCAGCATCTTGACATCGTCGAAAACTTCTTTCGTGACACTTCACTCCACTTCCTGAGTCGACCACAAATCGGGAGGATCACACCGGGCACGAGAGAGAAATGAGACACTCGAGGCGCGGCCAAAGCAAAGATTGTTCTGAAGTATGCCCGGACCAGGAGAGATTTATGTTCAGATAATTATCATCTAAATTGGGGGAAAAGGTGAAGATGATTGTCCAGAATACACCCGTGTGACCCCGCGGTGGTCGGAGAAAGTGTGTGAGTAAATTATTGTGAGAAGGTGCCGGAACCGTGGCGACCGTGTTCTCGTCGCCATGGTCAACGGCTATGCGTCCCGTGTCTTGATTCAATCATATTCCTTCTGACTTTCGTACACCTGACTGACCACGACCCTGGCACCATCGGTTTACACCCCTCATTGTTTACGTACCACGCGGCGTTGTTTTCGGGGTGTCTTCCAAATGTTGCGCCCAGTTTTTGgcccctttctctctctcgctctttctgtGGCTCGTTTTTCCCAACCTAGTTATTTTCTCCACCGGCATATGGTCGGCTCACTCAATTGGGACACGATCATTTCACGGATAACCCGGTCCGAGCGGGAAGGAGGGGGGGGCTAATGGTACGGTTATCTCCGGGGATAGATCTAATTTTGTACGCGATGTTACCACCTCTTTTTGTCGCCAaccagccggccgaccgaaaACTATTACCCGGTTGCCCATCGGCGGCTTTTTACGCCAATTTCTCACCACCGATCCGGTGGTCACGGTTCTATGCGTTCCACCGCTGTGTCCGGCACCTGGCTGGCGGCGCGTTCAGTTCAAGTagctttatttttatcgtgCCAAGTGccgataatttaatttctgctGATAAAATCTAGCGTTTCCCACACACGATGGACGGCTAGCCGGCCCTCGGTGGAGGGTGGTTGAGATTTTCCCATCCCGATCGGCGAAAACACGCTTTTAGACGCCAGACAGGTGGCGAAACAGGTGTTGAGTCGGGCAAGATTTAGAGCACCAGAGCGCGCCGGTTTCGCTAGTGTACTTCCGGTTGATGGCACACATTTTTGACGCACCCCCTAAGCTGGTGGCCGGCCAATGGAGTGAAATACCCATTTATTTCACCCGCAATCTCTAAAGCAGCTTGCAATTTCTAGGCGCTTTAAGAATGTCGAAGACTGGAAAAATTCCAGTAAACAAACCCCGGGAAGCCACAAAGGTAAACGCCGATCGATTTAATAGATCCTCATCCAACTCCCCATTGCAACCCTAGCAGGGAATGTGGGGACAATGATTGTCTAaacaaag
It includes:
- the LOC128271146 gene encoding LOW QUALITY PROTEIN: neural-cadherin-like (The sequence of the model RefSeq protein was modified relative to this genomic sequence to represent the inferred CDS: inserted 1 base in 1 codon; substituted 1 base at 1 genomic stop codon), whose protein sequence is MATKEEECRGRCSLRSRRSPPALLVAAHLVFISLVLPHDTYPGYSIQQFTANFTGPNAPFSSISSYSSKPLNYRLLETDYSKYFTVLEDGMVMTTADLSPLVNRPVKLVVLEETPNSTATHQLQLYVMNRKDMLHFPALPADTVGQLSENREPGARVRDLPLLQANSVRGAKTIIYTITAGNEGREFALEDSSTGEIQDTVRIEDPRKHGVWLVAAQPLDREHRDTYSVVVEATDARQINRAEVHLPVRITDVNDNRPIFAKPDYRFTVTGVKSTTPAGNETITWQRFTSLGKVEAKDADGDRVAYRLTAPSNTIVIVPQTGELLLAGEPDNEGGGGGPELFVDVEAHDLRTPSLKSERAARVLVEFVAPDPPVPVIVQHLGHEYQHSHRRDKRRVTRAVRPTKRIEFTEADGDNEGRQVFQLEKETDRETFKIRDENPWVTVETNGAVRVKKKWDYEELGPEKTIDFWVIITNQGHNAGLKYTDNQRVIIHVKDVNDEPPYFINRPLPMQAVVQLNAPPNTPVFTLQARDPDTDHNIHYFIVRDRTGGRFEVDERSGVVRTRGTDLFQLDMEYVLYVKAEDQNGKVDDRRFQSTPEERLSIVGGKRAPQFYMPSYEAEIPENQKKDSDIISVKAKSFADREIRYTLKAQGQGAGTFNIGPTSGIVKLAKELDFEDLRQPHVYSLVVTATEDSGGFSTSVELTIRVTDVNDNAPKFELPDYQAHNVDEDIALGTSILKVKAMDADSGANAEIEYLVSDDHFAVDSNGIIVNNKQLDADNNNAYYEFVVTAKDKGEPAKTGTATVRIYTKNKNDEEPKFSQQVYTPNVDENAGPNTLVTTVVASDKDGDNVRFGFVGGGTSSGQFVIEEITGVIRLHSKAISLDRDKYELNVTAMDDGSCCVNGDATIHTSTAVVVVFITDVNDNKPVFKDCGTYYPKVEEGAPNGSPVIKVQATDEDKGVNGQVKYSIVQQPNQKGTKFTVDEETGEVSTNKVFDREGDDGKFVSVTVKATDQGEPSLEGVCSFTVEITDVNDNPPLFDRQKYVENVKQDASIGTNILRVSASDEDADNNGAIVYTLSAPHSPNDLEYFEIQPESGWIVLKKPLDRETYKLEAMAQDKGYPPLSRTVEVQIDVVDRANNPPVWDNTGVYGPIYVKENMPVGGKVVSIKASSGIEGNPTVFXSANARLDGTDKQTAHVLPPTTARQRXHLGGHQSQPSAGFRDDQRNNGAQQLASEATVYIQLEDVNDEIPLFTEREQETVLEGEPIGTKVTQVNAIDKDGTFPNNQVYYYIVDSPRNEGKDFFEINLQSGEIFTKVVFDREKQGAYALEVEARDGAPSARPNSNQQPNSGKPITVDRRIVMFVRSTATTWHGRGQG